The Crocinitomicaceae bacterium genome includes a region encoding these proteins:
- a CDS encoding YdeI/OmpD-associated family protein translates to MSMIHQSEKWAEELEILYSIIRSTDLVETTKWGGPCFTIHGKNVLGVGGFKSYLGIWFYQGVFLKDAKKVLVNAGEGKTKALRQWRFNSKAEIDQKLVKAYILEAIENAKAGKELKPEKKSTGIIPDELANALKKNKKLNAAFETLTPFKQREYINYISEAKQEKTRQTRAEKSIILIGQGKGLNDKYR, encoded by the coding sequence ATGAGCATGATTCATCAGTCAGAGAAATGGGCTGAGGAACTTGAAATCCTCTATTCAATTATTCGCTCAACTGACTTGGTAGAAACCACAAAATGGGGAGGGCCATGTTTTACCATCCATGGGAAAAATGTTTTGGGTGTTGGCGGTTTCAAATCATACCTCGGTATCTGGTTTTATCAAGGCGTATTTTTGAAAGATGCAAAAAAAGTGTTGGTGAACGCCGGTGAAGGAAAGACAAAAGCCCTCAGACAATGGAGATTCAATTCAAAAGCTGAAATAGATCAAAAACTTGTTAAAGCGTATATTCTTGAGGCAATTGAAAATGCTAAAGCAGGCAAAGAGTTGAAACCTGAAAAAAAATCAACCGGTATTATTCCTGACGAACTAGCCAATGCGTTGAAAAAAAATAAAAAACTTAACGCAGCTTTTGAAACATTGACTCCCTTCAAACAACGCGAATACATTAATTATATTTCAGAAGCCAAACAAGAGAAAACACGACAAACCCGGGCAGAGAAATCAATAATTCTGATTGGTCAGGGAAAAGGTTTAAATGACAAATACAGGTAA
- a CDS encoding M20/M25/M40 family metallo-hydrolase produces the protein MDLLKKLCAIRATSGDESAMTDFLLNYIKQEQKTWKVKPKIYSGDGFQDAIVLVFGKPRTAVYAHIDSIGFTVGYNNHLIRIGSPRATEGIQLVGKDQVGDIKTELLVIEHQDGDRYLQAVHKRKIVRGTNLTFKPNFRETKNFIQSPYLDNRLGVWIALQLARTLKNGAIVFSTYEEHHGGSANYLARFLYEKYKAKQALICDITWVTEGVSHGKGVAISMRDHGIPRRSYVNRIIDVAKKSRISFQIEVESAGGSDGTILQASEMPIDWCFIGAPENNVHSPDERVHKNDIASMLALYELLMDKL, from the coding sequence ATGGATTTATTAAAAAAACTTTGTGCTATCAGAGCTACCAGCGGTGATGAATCTGCTATGACTGATTTTTTGCTTAATTACATCAAGCAAGAACAAAAAACATGGAAAGTAAAACCAAAAATTTATTCAGGTGATGGATTTCAAGATGCCATTGTATTGGTATTTGGAAAACCACGCACAGCCGTTTATGCACATATTGATTCTATCGGTTTTACTGTTGGCTATAATAATCACTTAATCCGCATTGGTAGTCCGCGTGCAACAGAGGGAATTCAATTAGTTGGTAAAGATCAGGTTGGAGATATTAAAACTGAATTGCTGGTGATAGAGCATCAAGATGGAGACAGGTATTTGCAGGCAGTACACAAACGTAAAATTGTACGAGGTACAAATCTCACATTCAAACCAAATTTCAGAGAAACCAAAAACTTCATTCAATCACCCTATCTTGACAACCGATTAGGTGTTTGGATTGCATTACAACTTGCACGCACACTAAAAAACGGTGCCATTGTTTTTTCAACGTATGAAGAACATCATGGAGGCTCAGCCAATTATCTTGCCCGATTTTTGTATGAAAAATATAAAGCAAAACAAGCTTTAATTTGTGATATTACGTGGGTGACTGAAGGTGTTTCACACGGCAAAGGGGTTGCTATTTCAATGCGTGATCACGGCATTCCGCGCAGAAGTTACGTGAACCGCATTATTGATGTAGCCAAAAAATCACGCATTAGTTTTCAGATAGAAGTAGAAAGTGCAGGCGGCAGTGATGGCACCATTTTGCAAGCCAGCGAAATGCCTATAGATTGGTGTTTCATTGGAGCACCTGAAAATAATGTTCACAGTCCTGATGAAAGAGTACACAAAAATGATATTGCATCCATGCTGGCACTTTATGAGTTACTCATGGATAAATTGTAA